The following are encoded in a window of Candidatus Buchananbacteria bacterium CG10_big_fil_rev_8_21_14_0_10_42_9 genomic DNA:
- a CDS encoding tRNA dihydrouridine synthase DusB — translation MKNFWQELQHKNEPILALAPMAGVTDFAFREVCKSFGADIIYTEFASATALYYAKSDSAIAKTMELMKFSDGERPVNIQIFGSEPKHFNFAAKKITEELKPDGIDINFGCPARKVFTQGGGCALMNQVSLGREIIKATLAGTNLPVSIKIRAGVHDVDAVTFINKVKDLNITGVIIHGRTYAQKFAGEIQYGQIKAIKEMLDIPVIANGGIYTPEDAKIMLDKTGADGIGLARGVNGKPWLFKQVRDYLAGGKYQEPTLEEITSVALKHSQLAFDAKDSRGIVEMRKHLAWYVKGMPNAKEVRHQLMYVQSLAEIESILT, via the coding sequence ATGAAAAATTTTTGGCAGGAGCTACAACATAAAAATGAGCCGATTTTAGCACTGGCTCCGATGGCGGGGGTGACTGATTTTGCGTTCCGTGAAGTGTGCAAGTCATTTGGCGCCGATATAATTTATACGGAGTTTGCCTCTGCGACCGCATTATATTATGCCAAATCAGATTCGGCCATAGCAAAGACAATGGAACTGATGAAATTTTCCGATGGCGAACGGCCGGTCAACATTCAAATTTTTGGCAGTGAACCGAAGCATTTTAATTTTGCCGCTAAAAAAATAACCGAAGAATTAAAGCCTGATGGCATCGACATTAATTTTGGCTGTCCAGCCAGAAAAGTTTTTACCCAAGGCGGCGGCTGCGCGCTGATGAACCAAGTTAGTTTGGGCCGAGAAATAATTAAAGCTACGTTGGCAGGCACCAACTTGCCTGTATCAATTAAAATTAGAGCTGGCGTGCACGATGTTGACGCTGTCACTTTTATCAATAAAGTTAAAGACTTAAATATTACCGGGGTGATAATTCACGGGCGAACGTACGCTCAAAAATTTGCCGGCGAGATACAGTATGGCCAAATAAAGGCGATCAAGGAAATGCTAGATATACCAGTCATCGCGAATGGGGGGATTTACACGCCCGAGGACGCCAAAATCATGCTAGATAAAACCGGGGCCGATGGCATTGGTTTAGCCCGCGGCGTTAACGGCAAGCCGTGGCTATTCAAACAAGTCCGTGATTATTTAGCGGGCGGAAAATACCAAGAGCCTACTTTAGAAGAAATTACGTCCGTGGCACTAAAACATTCCCAATTAGCCTTTGACGCTAAGGATAGTCGGGGGATAGTTGAAATGCGTAAGCATTTAGCTTGGTATGTTAAGGGCATGCCTAATGCTAAGGAGGTTAGGCATCAATTAATGTATGTGCAATCCTTGGCAGAGATAGAATCCATTTTAACCTAA
- a CDS encoding divalent-cation tolerance protein CutA, giving the protein MILIYTTHKNLVQARKIGKILLTKKLVACANYFPISSSYRWKDKIINEREVVGLFKTANENWGRVKLIIEKLHPDEVPCIERLAADANPKFLQWINNVTKITD; this is encoded by the coding sequence ATGATACTTATTTATACCACCCACAAAAATTTGGTCCAAGCTAGAAAAATAGGGAAAATTTTACTGACCAAAAAACTGGTCGCTTGCGCCAACTATTTCCCAATCTCGAGCTCCTATCGGTGGAAAGACAAAATTATTAACGAAAGAGAAGTAGTTGGGTTATTTAAAACAGCCAATGAAAATTGGGGACGAGTCAAATTAATTATAGAAAAATTGCACCCTGACGAGGTCCCCTGCATTGAAAGGCTTGCGGCTGATGCGAATCCAAAATTTCTTCAGTGGATAAACAATGTAACCAAAATTACCGACTAA
- a CDS encoding cysteine--tRNA ligase — MAKLTLYNTLTRKKEVFRPIKKGLVGLYTCGPTVYNYAHIGNLRTYIFEDILKRVLVLAGYKVRHVMNITDVGHLTSDADTGEDKMETGAQREGKTVWEIANYYTQAFNRDIEKLNIITPDKFAKATDTIGEQIKLIKKLERNGFTYTTDDGVYYDTSKFKDYSNLARLNLSQQKVGARVGVNAQKRSPTDFALWKFSPKNTHRAMEWESPWGTGFPGWHLECSAISTKYLGKHFDIHAGGIDHIPIHHTNERAQNIAAFGKPVVNYWLHGEFLVVSDQAKMAKSKGEFVTLQSLMDKGYSPLAYRYLALMTHYRQKLVFSWSSLKAAHNAMSKLASQVITWPHGGKASRQAVNKFKDAMYDDLNTPQAVAVAWEIVKDTKIKPADKRATLESFDNVLGLGLNALKVNVFNVIEITPTIKVRVSSDITISSEVRALIKEREINRQMKNWERSDELRELIENKGYRIEDTRDIPLVSKK, encoded by the coding sequence ATGGCAAAGCTAACCCTATACAATACATTAACCCGCAAAAAGGAGGTTTTTAGACCGATTAAAAAAGGCCTAGTCGGGCTGTACACTTGCGGTCCGACAGTTTATAACTACGCTCACATCGGTAATTTAAGAACATATATTTTTGAAGACATCCTTAAACGCGTTTTAGTATTAGCTGGTTATAAAGTGAGGCATGTTATGAATATTACTGATGTTGGTCATTTAACTTCTGATGCTGATACGGGTGAAGATAAAATGGAAACAGGCGCGCAGCGTGAAGGGAAAACAGTTTGGGAGATTGCAAATTATTATACCCAAGCATTTAATAGAGATATTGAAAAACTTAACATTATTACGCCAGATAAGTTTGCTAAAGCGACCGATACGATTGGCGAACAAATTAAACTAATAAAGAAATTGGAAAGAAATGGTTTTACTTACACTACAGATGACGGCGTGTACTATGATACGTCAAAGTTTAAAGACTATTCCAATCTTGCTCGCCTGAATTTATCTCAGCAAAAAGTTGGCGCTCGGGTTGGCGTTAATGCCCAAAAAAGGAGCCCGACTGATTTTGCGTTATGGAAATTTTCACCAAAAAACACTCATCGTGCTATGGAATGGGAATCGCCGTGGGGCACGGGATTTCCAGGCTGGCATTTGGAGTGCTCGGCTATTTCCACCAAATACTTAGGCAAACATTTTGATATTCACGCCGGCGGCATTGATCATATCCCGATACATCACACCAACGAACGCGCCCAAAATATTGCGGCTTTTGGCAAGCCGGTCGTTAATTATTGGTTACACGGCGAATTCTTAGTAGTGTCAGACCAGGCGAAAATGGCAAAGTCTAAGGGGGAATTTGTGACCTTGCAATCATTAATGGATAAAGGTTATTCGCCATTGGCTTATCGTTATTTAGCTTTGATGACTCATTACAGGCAAAAATTAGTTTTCTCTTGGAGCAGCTTGAAAGCAGCGCATAATGCTATGAGTAAACTCGCAAGCCAGGTCATTACTTGGCCACATGGCGGCAAGGCAAGTCGTCAAGCAGTTAATAAGTTTAAGGATGCTATGTATGATGATTTAAATACGCCTCAAGCGGTTGCCGTTGCTTGGGAGATCGTTAAAGACACTAAAATAAAGCCAGCCGATAAGCGAGCAACTTTAGAAAGTTTTGATAATGTGCTCGGCTTGGGTTTGAACGCTTTGAAGGTAAATGTATTTAATGTTATCGAAATAACGCCGACAATAAAGGTCCGAGTTTCCAGCGATATTACAATAAGTTCTGAGGTCAGAGCTTTAATAAAAGAAAGAGAAATTAACCGACAAATGAAAAACTGGGAAAGATCAGACGAGTTACGAGAATTAATCGAGAATAAAGGGTATCGCATAGAAGATACTCGTGATATTCCACTCGTCAGTAAAAAATGA